The genomic stretch ATCCAGGAGGCGACGCAGGACATCCGGGACGCCATCTCCAGCAAGCGCGCGGACCTGCCGCAGGAGATGGAGGAGCCCATCCTCACGCGCTTCGATCCGGCGGACCAGCCCATCGTGTCCCTGACGCTCACCTCGGAAGGTCTGGACGTCGCGGCGCTGTCGCTGGTGGCGGACCCGAAGGTGGTGGGCGAGCTGCGCTCGGTGCCCGGCGTCGCCCAGGCGGAGGTCGTCGGTGACGTGGCGCGGGAGATGACGGTGCAGCTCAATCCCGAGGCGCTCCAGGCCGCGGGCCTGTCCGTAGCGGAGGTGGTGGCGGCGCTCCAGGCGCTGAACCTGGCGGCGCCGGTGGGCCGCATCAACGCGCCGCTGACGGAGGAGTCCATCCGCCTCAAGGGCCGCCTGGAGAAGGTGGAGGACTTCCGGAACATGGTGGTGGCCTCGCGCAACGGCCAGGCCATCCGCCTGGAGCAGGTGGCGGACGTCTTCGTCGGCGCCGAGGAGCCGCGCACGCTGGCGCTCTTCAACGGCGCCCAGGCGGTGGGCATCGACGTGCTCAAGGCCCGGGGCTACAGCACCACCGAGGTCGCGGACGCGGTGCGTGAGCGGGTGCAGGCGCTCCAGGAGCGGCTCCCCGCGGGCGTGAAGCTCGAAATCGTGCGCGACGCCGGCGTCCGCGTGGAGAGCGCCGTGCACAACGTGCAGTCCGCGCTGGTGGAAGGCGCGCTGCTCACGGTGCTGGTCGTCTTCGTCTTCCTCAATTCGTGGCGCTCCACCGTCATCACCGGTCTGGCGTTGCCGGTGAGCGTGTTGGCGTCCTTCATCAGCGTGTGGGCCTTCGGCTTCACGCTCAACACCATGTCGCTGCTGGGCCTGACGCTGGCCATCGGCATCCTCATCGACGACGCCATCGTCGTGCGAGAGAACATCGTCCGCCACGTGGAGATGGGGAAGGACCACTACACGGCGTCGCGCGAGGGCACCTCGGAAATCGGCCTCGCGGTGTCGGCGACCACCTTCTCCATCGTCGCCGTCTTCGTGCCGGTGGCCTTCATGTACGGCGTGGCCGGCCAGTGGTTCAAGCCCTTCGCCCTCACCATCGCCTGCGCCGTGCTGGTGTCGTTGTTCGTGTCCTTCTCACTGGACCCGATGCTGAGCGCGTACTGGCCGGAGCCGCCCAAGAAGGAGAACCCGGGCTTCATCACCCGGACGCTGAACCGCTTCAACGCCTGGTTCGACCGGCAGGCGGAGCGTTACACGCACGTCATCGCCTGGGCACTGGACCACCGGCTGGTGATGGCGCTGGTGGCAGTGGGCTCGCTGGTGGGCGCGCTGGTGCTCCAGGGCACCGTGGGCGGCGCGGGCTTCGTGCCGGTGAGCGACCGCGCGGAGGTGGAGCTGCTGGTGGAGACGCCGCCGGGCTCCAGCCTGGAGTACACGCGGCGCAAGGTGGACGAGGTGACGCGCACCCTGCGCGCCCACCCGGAGGTGGACTACACCTATGCCACCATCGGCGTGCCCCTGGCGCTCAGCGCGCCTGGCGTGGACCAGGCCCTGGTGTACGTGCGGCTCAATCCGAAGGCGGAGCGCGACGTGAGCCAGGACGCACTGGGCGTCCAATTCCGCGAGGAGATGAAGCGCATTGGCGGCGCCACCGCCTCCGTCTTCACCTCGGGCTTCGGCGGCGCCTTCAAGCAGCTTCAGTACGAGCTGCGCGGCCCGGACCAGCGGGTGCTCACGCAGCTGGCGCAGCAGGTCCAGAAGGAAGTCGAGCAGGTGCCCGGCGCGGTGGACGTGGGCCTGTCCACGCGAGGGCAGAAGCCGGAGCTGGAGGTGGAGCTGAACCGCGGGCTCGCCGGACAGCTGGGCGTGACGGTGGGGCAGGTGGCTCAGGTGCTGCGGCCGGCCTTCGCGGGCCTGGACGTGGGCGACTGGGTGGACCCCATTGGAGAGACGCGAGACGTCATGGTGCGGCTGGCGCCGGGAGCGCGTGACAACCCCAACGACTTGTCGCAGCTGCCCATCTCCGTGGGCGCGGCGGCGGGCGGGCCGCCCCGGCTGGTGCCGCTGGGGCAGGTGGCGGACATCCGTCAGACGCTGGGCCCGGCGCAGGTGACGCACCTGAACCGTGAGCGCGTCATCAACGTGCAGGCGAACGTGCAGGGGCGCTCGTTGTCGGAGGTGGGCGCGGACATCCAGAAGCGGTTGGACGGCGTGAAGCTGCCGCCGGGCTACACGCTGACGACGGGCGGCGAGTCCGCGGACCAGGCCGAGGTGTTCATGCGCGTGTTCATCGCGCTCGGCATGGCGCTGATGCTGATGTACCTCATCCTGGTCATCCAGTTCGGCTCCTTCCTGGACCCGGTGGCCATCCTCATCTCGCTGCCGCTGTCGCTCATCGGCGTGGTGCTGGCGCTGCTCATCACCGGTGACACGCTCAACCTCATGAGCCTCATCGGCATCATGCTGCTGATGGGAATCGTCGCGAAGAACGCCATCCTCCTCATCGACTTCGCCAAGTGGTCGCACGAGAAGGGCATGCCCTTGCGCGAGGCCCTCATCGAAGCGGGCCGCATCCGTCTGCGCCCCATCATCATGACGACCTTCGCGCTGGTGGCGGGCATGGTGCCGGTGGCCATCGGCGCGGGCGAGGGCGGCGACTTCCGCGCGCCGCTGGGACGCGCGGTGATTGGCGGCACGATGACGTCCACGCTGCTGACACTGCTGGTGATTCCCACCGTGTACGAAATCCTGGTGGACGGCCGGACGTGGTTCATCCGCATGCTGCGCAAGCTCTTCCGGATGAAGCCTCCTGAACAGCGGCCACACATTCCGGGTGGGGGCGGCGGCCGTGGAGAGCCGCGGCCCGCCCCTCAGTCGCGGCACGATTGAGGGCTCGGCAACGAACGGGCGGGCTCGGGACGACAGGACGGTTGGCGCATCGCGCCAGGGGCCATAGGGTCAGCCCCTTCCGCCATGTCTCGCGCCTTGCTGCCTGAAAATCACCACCGACTCGTCACCGAAGCCCTGGCCGCGCTCGACGTCCGCAACTGGGTGCTCAGCATCCACGACCCGAGCTTCCCCAGCCTTCCAGAAGAGGACACGGGCTGGGGCTCGCCGTACTCGAAAGGAGCGGCGCGCTTCCTCGCGTTCTCCCGGGAGCTGGGCTTCAACGGCATCCAGTTGGGGCCGCAGGGGCAGGTGACGGAGTTCAACGCCTCGCCGTATGACGGCACGCTCTTCTCGCGAAACCTCCTCAACGTGGCGCTCGCGCTGCTGGAGGCCCCCGAGCCCTGGGGCGCGCTGCTGCCACCGGGCCGCGTGGCGCAGCTCGCCGCCAGCCGTCCCTCGGCGCTGCCCCCCGGGGAGCGCTTCCGTCACGCCTTCCGCGCGCAGACCACGCTGCTGAACGAAGCGTGGCGCACCTTCCAGCAGAAGCGTGCGGCGCCGGACGCCGCTCCGTCCATCCGGGCACTGGCTTCGCGCTTCGACACCTTCCGTCAGCAGCACCGGGCCTGGCTGGTGCGGGATGCCCTCTTCGACGTGCTGTGCGAGGAGAAGCGCGAGCCGGACTGGCGGCGCTGGGCGGACTCGCTGGACGGGCGGCTGTGGAATCCCCGCCCGGAGGAGGAAGCGGCCGCCGTCGCGCGCCTGACGCAGCTGGAGCTGCGCTACGCGGACACGCTGGAGCGCTACGCCTTCTGTCAGTTCCTGGTCCATGCGCAGCACCACGGCCTGCGTGAGCGCGTGGGCGCATGGCGGCTGAAGCTGTATGGCGACCTCCAGATTGGCCTGTCGCCGCGCGACGCGTGGGCCTGGCAGGGCCTCTTCCTGCGCACCTACCTCATGGGCGCGCCGCCCAGCAGGACGAACCCGGACGGTCAGCCGTGGAACTATCCGGTGATGGACCCGGAGCAGTACTTCGAGCCGGACGACGCCCGGGCGAACGCCGGGAGCCGCAACGGGCCCGTGCTGCGCTTCATGAACGCGCGCATGGACAAGATGCTCGGCGAATACGACGGGCTGCGGCTGGACCATCCGCACGGACTGGTGTGCCCGTGGGTGTACCGCGCGGACCTGCCGGACGCGCTGTGGTCCGTGCAACATGGCGCGCGGCTCTTCTCGTCACCGGACCTGCCGGACCACCCTGAGTTGGCGCGCTTCGCGCTCGTGCGCCCGGCGCAGGTGGACCGCGCCGTGCCGCGCTACGCGGACCGCTGGGTGAAGGACCTCACGCCCGAACAGGTGCGCCGCTACAGCGTCCTCTTCGACACGGTGGTGGAGGCGTCGCGCCGCAACGGGCGGCAGGTGGGGGACTTGCTCGCGGAGGTGCTCAGCACGCTGCCGTACCCGCTGGAGCGCGTGCTGGCGCAGTACGGCCTGGGCCGCTTCCGCGTGACGCAGAAGGCGGACCTGCACGACCCGTCGGACGTGTACCGCAGTGAGAACGTGGGCCCGGATGACTGGGTGATGGTGGGCAACCACGATACGAAGTCCCTGTGGCGTCTGGTGGCGGACTGGCAATGGAAGGGCACGTTGCGCGCGCAGGCGGAGTACCTGGCGGTCCGCTTGTGCCCCGAGCCCTCGGAACGCGAGGCCTTCGCGCGCGAGTTGTCCACGAGCCCGGGACGGTTGGCGCAGGCGAAGGTGGCGGACCTGTTCGCCAGTCGCGCGCGCAACGTGATGATGTTCTTCACCGACCTGCTCGGGATGCCGGAGACGTACAACGCACCCGGCACGGTGGACGAACGCAACTGGTCCCTGCGCGTGCCCCAGGACTGGGCGCGACAGTACCGCGAGCGGCTGAAGGGGGACGCCGCGGTGAACCTGCCCGCGGTGCTCGCCATGGCGCTGCGGGCCCAGGGTGCACCGGCCCGCGCGCGGCACCAGCGCTTGCTGGAAGGACTGGACGCACTGGCCCGCGAGCTGCGGGCCGGGTGACGTGTGGTCTTCAGTGCTTCACGTCCACCACGAGGCGGGTGGGGTCGTGCAGCTCCATGACGCGGAAGTCGTTGGGTGCCTTGGTGCCCAGCACCCACGTCACCTCGGCCTCGAAGTCACACGTGCGCACCAGCTCCAGCAGGGCGGGCAGCTTGGGCTTCATCTCCAGCGCGGCCACGGTGGCGCGGCCCTGGTCGTCATGGCCGCGCGCGGGTGACAGGGTGACTTGGAGAAAGCCCTTGCCGGCCAGAGGCGTCTCGTCGCCGGAGCCACACTGGATGATGGGCTTGTCCACGTACTGGAGCTGGTAGCCGGGGACCTGCGGCCCGTCGAACTCGAACACCACGCGGTCGAAGTCGGCATGCGTGCCAGCGCGCACCGAGCGAAGCGTCACCGACTGGGCCGGGCGCCGCTTCAGCGACACCGGGGTGGTGGTCCACTCGCGGTTCTTCGGGTCCTCGGCGGGAGCGTCTCCCGCGGGGGCGTCCGAAGGCGGCTTGGTCTCACTGTCACCCATCGAGGCCGTGTGCACGGGAGGCCTGGCGGCGGCCTCGCCCTCGCGTGGAATGGTGCCCGGGGGCGGCGAGGTGGGCGGCGCTTGGACTTCGGGCTGGGGCTGCGCGCCGGTAGTGGCCGCGGCGGGCTCCTCCTTCTTGGAGCACCCGGCGAACGCCAGACACCCGGCCAACCACAGCGACGTCATCCTGCGTCCGGACCGCGTCATCATTCCCCTCCTGGCAGGGCCTGCGAGTTCAGGACTGCGGCCCATCGTCTCGCACGGGCGATGGCCCGGGGGCCAGCGTCACGACGGGAAAGCGGGCAAAGGTAACACCCGTGGACGGACCCGGAAGCGCTGGAAATTTTCACGGAGGACCGGTTGCCCCGGAGGGCCGCCGTCACCACGAATGCATGACACAGGACAGCGGGGCCGCGACTATCGTCCGCGCCGCAAGTTGTCCGCGCGGCCCCCGAACGCGCACGAACCGGAGAGCACCCTCGCATGGCCCCCCTCGACCTGACCTCTCTTCCCCGTCCCTCCAAGGACGACGCCACCGTGGGAACGATGGCGCGTGGCATCGTCGGCAGCGAAATCCTCCGCATCGCGGCGGAGATTCGCGAGCGGGCCGCCAAGGGGCAGAAGGTGTGCAACCTCACCGTGGGCGATTTCAACCCGCGCGAGTTCCCCATCCCCGACCCGCTGCGGGAGTACATCACCGCCGCGCTCCAGGCGGGCGAGACGAACTACCCGCCGTCGGATGGCGTGCTGGAGCTCCGTCAGGCCGTGCAGCGCTTCTATGAGCGCTCGCTGGGCCTGAAGTATCCGCTGGAGGGCATCGTCATCGCGGGAGGCGCGCGGCCCATCATCTACGGCACCTACCGCAGCGTGCTGGACGCGGGGGAGACGGTCGTCTACCCGGTGCCCTCGTGGAACAACAACCACTACGCGCACATGATGGACGCGAAGAGCGCGGTGGTGGTGACGGACGCCGCGCGGGGCTTCATGCCCACCGTGGAGCAGCTGGCGCCGCACCTGGGCGCCGCGCGCCTCTTGTGCCTGTGCAGCCCGCTCAACCCCACCGGCACCATGATTGAGCCGGATGCGCTGGGCGCCATCTGCGAGCGCGTCGTCGCGGAGAACCGCGAGCGCGAGAAGCAGGGCCGCAAGCCGCTCATCCTCATGTACGACCAGATTTACTGGGTGCTGAGCTTCGGCGCGGCCAGGCACGTCACGCCGGTGTCGCTGGTGCCGGAGGTGGCGCCGTACACGGTGTTCGTGGATGGCATCTCCAAGGCCTTCGCCGCCACGGGCGTGCGCGTGGGCTGGGGCGTGGGACCGCCGACCATCATCGCGCGCATGCGGGACGTGCTCGGCCACGTGGGCGCCTGGGCCCCCAAGGCGGAGCAGGTCGCGGTGGCGCGCTACCTGGACGACACCGCGGCGATGGAGACCTTCCTGGTGGGGATGCGCAAGGCCGTGGAAGCGCGGCTGGAGGCCTTGCACAAGGGGCTCACGCGCATGCGCGAGGCGGGGCTGCCGGTGCAGCACATCGCGCCGCAGGGCGCCATCTACCTGTCGGTGCGCTTCGACCTGGTGGGCAAGGGCGGCCTGCGCTCCAACAATGATATCCGCAAGCTCCTGCTGGAGAAGGCAAACCTGGGCGTGGTGCCCTTCCAGGCCTTCGGGCTGGACGCGGACACGGGTTGGTTCCGCCTGTCGGTGGGGGCCACGTCGGTGAAGGAAATCGAGGAGGCGCTGCCCCGGGTGGAGGCGGCGCTCCGCGAGGTCCTCTCCGCCGGCGCGTAATCCTTGCGACATCTTCCCGCTGCGCTCGTTCCACTATGGAGGTCCTGGGAATACGTTGCCCGGGGCCTCGTTGGGCCGCTCACGTGAATTCCTCCATGCTCAGGCGATTCGTGGACGTTCGGGACGAGGAAGTCGGCGCCGTCCGCTGGTCGTTCCTGTATTTCTTCACGCTGATGTGTGGCTATGCCATCCTCCGGCCCATCCGCAATGAGATGGGCACGGCGGGCAGCGTGAAGGGCTTGGACTGGCTCTTCACCGCCACCTTCCTGGTGATGCTCGCGGCGGTGCCAGCCTTTTCCGCGCTGGTGTCGCGTTGGCCCCGGCGGGTGGTGATTCCTCGCATCTACCGCTTCTTCCTGCTCAATCTGCTGGGCTTCTTCGTGTTGCTGAAGCTCGGGGTGGCGCGGGAGACGGTGGCGCGCGTCTTCTATGTCTGGTTGAGCGTCTACAACCTGTTCGTCGTCTCCATCTTCTGGAGCTTCATGGCGGACGTCTTCGCCAGCGGACAGAGCAAGCGGCTCTTCGGCTTCATCGCCGCGGGTGGCACCACGGGCATGCTGGTGGGGCCCTTCCTGGTGGGGCGGCTCGCCGAGCCGGTAGGTCCGGTGAATCTCATCCTCATCTCGGTGGTGCTGCTGGAGGTGAGCGCGCAGTGCGTGCGCCGGCTGAGCGGCTGGGCCCAGGACGTCCAGCAGCAGCCCGCCGCGGCGCAGGGCCCGGTGGGCGGCGGCGTGCTCGCGGGGCTGCGGCTCATCGTGACGTCGCCGTTCCTGCTGGCGCTGGGGCTCCAGGTGTTGCTCTACGCGGCGACCTCCACGTTCCTCTACTTCCAGGAGGTGCGGCTCGTCGCCGCGATGGGCAACGACGCGGCCAGCCGCACCGCCCTCTTCGGGGACATCGACTTCTACGTGCAGTTGGCCACGCTGGGGTTGCAGACGCTCGTCACGGGACGCGTCATCTCCTGGCTGGGGCTGGGGGCGGGGCTCGCCGTGGCGCCGGTGGTGACGGGCCTGGGCTTCCTGGGGCTGGCCGCCATGCCGGTGCTGACCGTGCTCATCCTGTTCAAGGCGGTGCGCGGCGCCAGCCACTACGCGCTGGAGCGGCCCTCGCGCGAGGTCCTCTTCACCACCGTGGACCGCGAGGCGCGCTACAAGTCGAAGAGCTTCATCGACACGGTGGTGTACCGCGGCAGCGACACGGTGAGCGCCTGGCTCCAGGGTGGCCTCACGAAGCTGGGCCTGAGCATGACGGGCCTGTCGCTGGCGGCGGTGCCCCTGGCCGGGCTGTGGCTGGGCGTGTCGCTGTACCTCGCGCGCCACCAGCGGCGGCAGGCGGAGCCGGTGCCGTCCGCCGCGCCCGAGGCGCCGGTGCCTGAAGAGGCCGCGGCCCGCTAGCGGTCATCCACACGCAGTCAGTCCACACACGCAGGAGGAATCCCGCATGACGCTGTCTCGCAGGAGTGTGATTCAGGGAGTGGCCGCGGCCGGCTCGCTCTGGGCCATGGGGTGCGCCACCACGGGCACGTCCGGCACCGCGTCTTCCACCCAGGGGCAGGGGGAGCAGTCCTCCGCGCCCGCCGCGCCGCTGCGCATCCTCATCCTGGGCGGCACCGCGTTCCTGGGCCCGGCGCTGGTGGAGTTCGCGCGCTCGCGCGGCCACACCGTCACGCTCTTCAACCGGGGGAAGACGAAACCGGGTCTCTTCCCGGACGTGGAGAAGCTGACGGGCGACCGCGACCCGAACAAGGGCGAGGGCCTGAAGGCGCTGGAGGGCCGCAAGTGGGACGCGGTGGTGGACACCTCCGGCTACGTGCCGCGCATCGTGCGCGCCTCCGCGGAGCTGCTGGCGCCCCACGTCCAGCACTACACCTTCGTGTCCTCCATCTCCGTCTACAAGGAGCTGTCGCGGCAGGGGCTCGACGAGACGGCCGCCGTCGCCACGGTGGAGGACACGGCGACCGAAGATGTGGAGAAGCACTACGGCGCGCTGAAGGCGCTGTGCGAGCAGGCCGCCGAGGCCGCCCTGCCGGGGCGTGTCTTCAACGTGCGGCCGGGCCTCATCGTCGGGCCGGATGACCCGTCCGACCGTTTCACCTACTGGCCCCTGCGCGTGGCCCGCGGTGGTGAGGTCCTGGCGCCCGGTGACGGCGTGGACCCGCTGCAGTTCATCGACGCGCGGGACCTGGCGGCGTTCATCATCCGCTCCGTGGAGGCCCGCACCACCGGCATCTTCAACGCCACCGGCCCCAGCCAGGACCTGCTGATGCGGGACTTCCTGGAGGCGAACAAGACGGCCCTGGGCAGCGACGCGCGGTTCACGTGGGTGGACACCGACTTCCTCACGAAGCACAAGGTGGAGGCGTGGTCGGACATGCCCGCCTGGGTGCCGCGCAACGGTGAAGAGGGCGGCATCGGCAAGGTGAGCATCGCCAAGGCGCTGGCGGCGGGCATCACGTTCCGCCCTGCCGCGGAGACGATTCGCGAAACGCTGGCCTGGTTCAAGGCGCTGCCTCCCGAGCGTCAAGCGAAGCCGCGCTCCGGCTTGTCCGCCGAGCGCGAGAAGGAAGTGCTGGCCGCGTGGCACCAGGCGCGCGGCACCGCCAACGCGGGCTGAGCGAGCCTTCGAGCGCGGGGACGGGCGGCTGGGGGCAGGTGAAGCGCCTCCTCGCACTGCCCGTCCTTGCGTCTGTGGACGCGGGTTTGACAGGAAGGGTGGGGCAGCGCGGTTTGCTGCCTGGGGGAACAACTTCGGCGCGGTGGGCTTCCGCGAGTCCCCGCGCTACGGCGACGACGCCATGCTGTCCGGCTACCCGTACCACTGCTTCGCCTCCGTGGATGCCGCCGGCAACGCGCTGTGGCTCACCCTTCACCGCGCCGTGACGGGCTCGGCGGCGCTGCTCGTGGAGTGAACACACGCGCCAGGTGCCCCGCAAAGCAACGAGGGATGCCCCGATGGACTCGGAGCATCCCTCGGATTTCGACCCATATATCGGGTTCGCCCTCCCCCTCTGGCGAGCGTGACCCCGGGTCCCCCTTCCACAGACTTTGCCGCCCCCGCGGCGCCGTCTTCCTACCCGCCCTTGGTGTGTGTCCGGAGGGCCTTGGACCCCTCCAGCGAAGCTGCGTGTGACACCTTCCCCCTACACCGCTTACGGCCCCTTCAGGTGCGCTTGCCCGGTGCCCCCAGCACCGTCACTCGGGGGAGCCGAGGCCCCCCCTTCACCTGTCCTGCTGCGTCCCAGGGCACCGCGGGCCGTGAGAGGGCCCGCAGCCGTGCCTGCGTCTGAGCGCGTCCGAACGTCTGCGGGCGCATGGACGCCACCCGCGTTACGTCCCTCGACTGGATTTGGATGGCTGCCGTCACGGCTGAATTCGCCAGGACCGCCAGCTGTGCCCGCTTCGCCCCCGCGAAGGTGGCCAGCTCCGGAATGACGATGCCCTCCAAAGCCCCCCCAGTGGCCTCGAGCCACTCCCCCCGGGAAAAGCGCCCCGGCCGTTGAGCCGTGGCCCTGCTTCCCTTGTCGCCGTGCGACACTGCACCGAGCCTCGTGTTTCCCCCAGATGCCCCCCGGCCCGGTCCATACGCGACGTGCGACATGCGTCTTCCCCCCGTTCGGTCCGCCGAAGTGACTGGCGACAAGGGCATACTGGCTCAGACCCAGGACGGAGTTTTCCGCCTCCGCGCCAATTGCTTGCGCGAGCGCGCCAGCGTGTCTGGCGTGTTTCAGTGGGTGTTGGCGGGGTGGATTTTCCGCATCTTCTCAGAGACCTGGAAGGTGGCGGGTGGGACGTGGGGCGAGCAGGCGCTACGGGTAGGGCGAGGCGGGACTCGGAGATGTCAGCCTGACACGATAGGGGAGTGGCTCACACTGCGTCTCCAGGCTCCCTCCCTGGTGGGTGGTGTGGTGGGCGGGAGGGGACAGGGCACATGAGGTGGGAAGAGATGGGCGAGACGCCCCGGGAGGACAGGCGCGGAGGCTGGGACGGTGGTGCGAAGGCGTCTCCAGGCCGCTCCTCCCTGCTGGCCGTGCTGGCGGAGAAGCCCTCCGTGGCGCGCGACATCGCGCGGGTGCTGGGGGCGAACGAACGCGGTGAGGGCTGGCTGCGCGGCAATGGCTATGTGGTGACGTGGGCCATTGGACATCTGGTGGGACTGGCGCAGCCCCATGAGATTCGCGCGGACTGGAAGAAGTGGAGCCGCGCGCTGCTGCCCATGCTCCCGGCGGACTGGCCGCTGGTCGTCTCCAAGGAGACGCGCAGCCAGTTCGAGGTGGTGAAGCAGGTGCTCAACGCGCCGGAGGTGTCCTCGGTGGTGTGCGCCACGGACGCGGGGCGCGAGGGCGAGCTCATCTTCCGGTACATCTACGACGCGGCGAAGTGCCGCAAGCCGGTCCAGCGGCTGTGGGTGTCGTCGCTGACGGAGCGGGCCATCCAGGACGGGTTCCGCCGGCTCGCGGACGGCCGTGAATACGAAGCGCTGGCCGCCGCGGCCATGGGGCGCAGCCGGGCGGACTGGCTCGTGGGGATGAACCTGTCGCGCCTGTACACCCTGGCGCACGGGGGCCACGGAGAGATGCTGAGCGTGGGCCGGGTGCAGACGCCCACGCTGGCCATGGTGGTGGAGCGCGAGCTGGCCATCCGCGACTTCGTGCCGCGTGACTACCTGGAGGTCGTGGCCACCTTCGCGCCCAAAGCCAAGGGCGTGCCGTCGGACGCGCGGTACCAGGGCACGTGGTTCCGCTCGGGGCCGGACGGCAAGCCCGTGGCGCCCCCGGGCTTCGAAGGCGTGCGCGAGGCGCGGCGGCTGGACGCGAACGGCGTGGAGGCGCAGGCCATCATCGACCGCGTGAGCGCCGGGCGGGCCGTCATCGAATCGCTGGAGGCGGAGCAGAAGAAGATGGCGCCTCCGCTCCTCTACGATTTGACGGAGCTTCAGCGGCATGCCAACCGGCTTTATGGCTTCAGCGCGCAGCGCACGCTGGAGGTGGCGCAGGCGCTCTACGAGAAGCACAAGCTGTTGAGCTATCCGCGCACCGCCAGCCGGCACCTGTCGCGCACGGTGGCGGACACGCTGCCGGAGGTGGTGAACGCCATCCGCGCGCCCTATGAGGAGGACCTGGCCGTCGGCACGGGGGCTCGGGCGCTGGGCAAGCGCTACGTGGATGACGCGAAGGTGACGGACCACCACGCCATCATCCCCACGCCCACGTCGCCGGGTGGGGTGCGGCTGTCTCCGGACGAGCAGCGCGTCTATGACCTGGTGTGCCGGCGGTTGCTCCAGGCGTGGCACGAGGACCATGTCTGGCGTGTCACCACCGTCATCACCGCGGTGACGTCGGCAGGGGCGCCGCCGGTGGTGGACCGCTTCCAGAGCACGGGCACCCAGGTGGAGCGGGTGGGCTGGAAGGTGCTGGACATTGGCGGCGGGCAGAAGGCGCCGCGTCTGAAGACGGAGGGACGCAAGGGCGAGGACGGGGAGCGGGAGCCGGACGACGAGCCCCAGAACTTGCCGTCGGGGTTGGAGCGCGCGCAGCCGCAGTCGGTGGAGGACGTGGAGGCGGTGAAGAAGCGCACGCGTCCGCCCCCGCGCTTCACGGATGCGACGCTGCTGACGGCCATGGAGTCGGCGGGGCGGGCGCTGGATGAGAAGGAGCTCGCGGACGCGATGCGCGAGACGGGCCTGGGCACGCCCGCCACCCGCGCGGCCATCATCGAGGTGCTGCTGGACCGCGAGTACCTGCGCCGTCGGGGCAAGGTGATGGAGGCCACGGAGAAGGGCATCCATCTCATCCAGGTGGTGCACCCGGATGTGAAGACGCCGGCCATGACGGGCCAGTGGGAAGCGTGGCTCCAGCGCATCGAGCGCGGAGAGGGCCAGCTCGATGAGTTCATTCGCGGCATCGAGGCGTATGTCATCGAGGTGGTGGGCCATGGCGCCACCGCGCCGCAAAGGCCTCCGCGCAACGAGGTAATGGGGGCGCCACCTGGCGCGGGTTGGGGACAGGACGGCGCGGCGACGGTGGCGAGCGGAGTGGTGGGTGCGGGAGGTGCGTTTGCGGCGCACGGCGCTGGCGCGGGAGCG from Myxococcus xanthus encodes the following:
- a CDS encoding efflux RND transporter permease subunit, translated to MFISDFAIKRPIITITSMLALVVFGLVSLGLLETDEFPDVQPPVVSVTILYPGASPETVEREILEPIEDAIFAISGVDPKETTSIATDGLASFTVFFDFEKDIQEATQDIRDAISSKRADLPQEMEEPILTRFDPADQPIVSLTLTSEGLDVAALSLVADPKVVGELRSVPGVAQAEVVGDVAREMTVQLNPEALQAAGLSVAEVVAALQALNLAAPVGRINAPLTEESIRLKGRLEKVEDFRNMVVASRNGQAIRLEQVADVFVGAEEPRTLALFNGAQAVGIDVLKARGYSTTEVADAVRERVQALQERLPAGVKLEIVRDAGVRVESAVHNVQSALVEGALLTVLVVFVFLNSWRSTVITGLALPVSVLASFISVWAFGFTLNTMSLLGLTLAIGILIDDAIVVRENIVRHVEMGKDHYTASREGTSEIGLAVSATTFSIVAVFVPVAFMYGVAGQWFKPFALTIACAVLVSLFVSFSLDPMLSAYWPEPPKKENPGFITRTLNRFNAWFDRQAERYTHVIAWALDHRLVMALVAVGSLVGALVLQGTVGGAGFVPVSDRAEVELLVETPPGSSLEYTRRKVDEVTRTLRAHPEVDYTYATIGVPLALSAPGVDQALVYVRLNPKAERDVSQDALGVQFREEMKRIGGATASVFTSGFGGAFKQLQYELRGPDQRVLTQLAQQVQKEVEQVPGAVDVGLSTRGQKPELEVELNRGLAGQLGVTVGQVAQVLRPAFAGLDVGDWVDPIGETRDVMVRLAPGARDNPNDLSQLPISVGAAAGGPPRLVPLGQVADIRQTLGPAQVTHLNRERVINVQANVQGRSLSEVGADIQKRLDGVKLPPGYTLTTGGESADQAEVFMRVFIALGMALMLMYLILVIQFGSFLDPVAILISLPLSLIGVVLALLITGDTLNLMSLIGIMLLMGIVAKNAILLIDFAKWSHEKGMPLREALIEAGRIRLRPIIMTTFALVAGMVPVAIGAGEGGDFRAPLGRAVIGGTMTSTLLTLLVIPTVYEILVDGRTWFIRMLRKLFRMKPPEQRPHIPGGGGGRGEPRPAPQSRHD
- a CDS encoding 4-alpha-glucanotransferase, encoding MSRALLPENHHRLVTEALAALDVRNWVLSIHDPSFPSLPEEDTGWGSPYSKGAARFLAFSRELGFNGIQLGPQGQVTEFNASPYDGTLFSRNLLNVALALLEAPEPWGALLPPGRVAQLAASRPSALPPGERFRHAFRAQTTLLNEAWRTFQQKRAAPDAAPSIRALASRFDTFRQQHRAWLVRDALFDVLCEEKREPDWRRWADSLDGRLWNPRPEEEAAAVARLTQLELRYADTLERYAFCQFLVHAQHHGLRERVGAWRLKLYGDLQIGLSPRDAWAWQGLFLRTYLMGAPPSRTNPDGQPWNYPVMDPEQYFEPDDARANAGSRNGPVLRFMNARMDKMLGEYDGLRLDHPHGLVCPWVYRADLPDALWSVQHGARLFSSPDLPDHPELARFALVRPAQVDRAVPRYADRWVKDLTPEQVRRYSVLFDTVVEASRRNGRQVGDLLAEVLSTLPYPLERVLAQYGLGRFRVTQKADLHDPSDVYRSENVGPDDWVMVGNHDTKSLWRLVADWQWKGTLRAQAEYLAVRLCPEPSEREAFARELSTSPGRLAQAKVADLFASRARNVMMFFTDLLGMPETYNAPGTVDERNWSLRVPQDWARQYRERLKGDAAVNLPAVLAMALRAQGAPARARHQRLLEGLDALARELRAG
- a CDS encoding pyridoxal phosphate-dependent aminotransferase, whose translation is MAPLDLTSLPRPSKDDATVGTMARGIVGSEILRIAAEIRERAAKGQKVCNLTVGDFNPREFPIPDPLREYITAALQAGETNYPPSDGVLELRQAVQRFYERSLGLKYPLEGIVIAGGARPIIYGTYRSVLDAGETVVYPVPSWNNNHYAHMMDAKSAVVVTDAARGFMPTVEQLAPHLGAARLLCLCSPLNPTGTMIEPDALGAICERVVAENREREKQGRKPLILMYDQIYWVLSFGAARHVTPVSLVPEVAPYTVFVDGISKAFAATGVRVGWGVGPPTIIARMRDVLGHVGAWAPKAEQVAVARYLDDTAAMETFLVGMRKAVEARLEALHKGLTRMREAGLPVQHIAPQGAIYLSVRFDLVGKGGLRSNNDIRKLLLEKANLGVVPFQAFGLDADTGWFRLSVGATSVKEIEEALPRVEAALREVLSAGA
- a CDS encoding NTP/NDP exchange transporter, with translation MLRRFVDVRDEEVGAVRWSFLYFFTLMCGYAILRPIRNEMGTAGSVKGLDWLFTATFLVMLAAVPAFSALVSRWPRRVVIPRIYRFFLLNLLGFFVLLKLGVARETVARVFYVWLSVYNLFVVSIFWSFMADVFASGQSKRLFGFIAAGGTTGMLVGPFLVGRLAEPVGPVNLILISVVLLEVSAQCVRRLSGWAQDVQQQPAAAQGPVGGGVLAGLRLIVTSPFLLALGLQVLLYAATSTFLYFQEVRLVAAMGNDAASRTALFGDIDFYVQLATLGLQTLVTGRVISWLGLGAGLAVAPVVTGLGFLGLAAMPVLTVLILFKAVRGASHYALERPSREVLFTTVDREARYKSKSFIDTVVYRGSDTVSAWLQGGLTKLGLSMTGLSLAAVPLAGLWLGVSLYLARHQRRQAEPVPSAAPEAPVPEEAAAR